A single genomic interval of Cygnus olor isolate bCygOlo1 chromosome 17, bCygOlo1.pri.v2, whole genome shotgun sequence harbors:
- the CHEK2 gene encoding serine/threonine-protein kinase Chk2 isoform X4, producing MSRETGNEVQQSQGAQQSQSGTSSSSSASQSASQSSSSSGTLSSLDTVPTQELPSIPEDQEPEELIPQPWGRLFALGKGFSNCDCVNDEYWFGRDKSCDYSFSKLGLSETGFYQNYSKKHFRIFREMGPKNSYVAYIEDHSANGTFINRELIGKGKRLPLTHNSEIALSIQTNKVFVFSDLMVDDQLVFPREFREKYIMSKTLGSGACGEVKLAFEKSTCNKVAVKIINKRKFMASGIREANPAFNINTEIEILKKIDHPCLIKIKNFFEAEDYYIVLELMEGGELYDRVSRPIKMKEATCKLYFYQMLLAVKYLHDNGIIHRDLKPENVLLSSSEETCLIKITDFGQSKILGETSLMKTLCGTPTYLAPEVLNSLGTAGYSRAVDCWSLGVILFVCLCGYPPFNEQNTQLSLKDQITRGEYTFISKEWKHVSGMALDLVKKLLVVDPSKRATIEKALDHPWLQF from the exons ATGTCTCGAGAGACTGGAAATGAAGTGCAGCAGTCTCAAGGTGCCCAACAGTCACAGAGTGGTACCAGTTCCTCTTCCAGTGCATCTCAGAGTGCTAGCCAGTCATCCTCAAGTTCTGGGACCCTCAGTTCTTTGGACACCGTTCCCACTCAGGAGCTTCCATCAATCCCCGAGGATCAGGAACCTGAAGAGCTTATTCCTCAGCCTTGGGGTCGACTCTTTGCACTTGGAAAAGGTTTCAGCAATTGTG ATTGCGTGAATGATGAATACTGGTTTGGAAGAGACAAAAGCTGTGATTATAGTTTTTCAAAACTAGGATTATCTGAGACTGGCTTCTACCAAAACTATAGCAAGAAGCACTTCCGAATTTTTAGG GAAATGGGTCCAAAAAATTCCTATGTTGCCTATATTGAAGATCACAGTGCAAATGGAACTTTCATTAATAGAGAGCTCattggaaaagggaagagacTTCCACTGACTCACAACTCTGAAATTGCACTGTCTATTCAGACTAATAAGG tgtttgtattttctgatcTTATGGTGGATGATCAGTTGGTGTTTCCTAGAGAATTCAGAGAGAAATATATCATGTCAAAGACTTTGGGAAG TGGTGCCTGTGGAGAAGTCAAACTGGCATTTGAGAAGAGCACTTGTAACAAAGTTGCAGTAAAGATAATCAATAAACGGAAGTTTATGGCAAGTGGTATTAGAGAGGCA AACCCAGCTTTTAATATCAAcacagaaattgaaatattgaagaaaatagATCAT cctTGCTTAATCAAGATCAAAAACTTCTTTGAAGCAGAGGATTACTACATTGTTTTGGAATT GATGGAAGGAGGAGAATTGTATGACAGAGTGTCAAGGCCAATCAAGATGAAAGAAGCTACCTGCAAGTTGTATTTTTATCAGATGCTACTGGCTGTGAAG TATCTTCATGACAATGGAATTATACACCGAGATCTAAAGCCAGAAAATGTGTTACTTTCATCCTCTGAAGAGACATGTCTGATAAAG attACAGATTTTGGACAATCCAAGATTCTTGGAGAAACTTCTCTTATGAAAACATTATGTGGTACTCCCACGTATCTTGCTCCTGAGGTTCTAAATTCACTTGGGACTGCTGGATACAGCCGAGCTGTGGACTGCTGGAGTTTAGGAGTTATTCTTTTTGTATG cttGTGTGGATATCCACCATTTAATGAGCAAAATACTCAACTATCTCTGAAAGATCAAATCACTCGTGGAGAATacacattcatttcaaaagaatgGAAACATGTATCAGGCATGG cTCTGGATCTTGTGAAGAAGCTGTTAGTAGTGGATCCGAGCAAACGTGCTACAATAGAGAAAGCCTTAGACCATCCTTGGCTTCAG TTCTAG
- the HSCB gene encoding iron-sulfur cluster co-chaperone protein HscB isoform X1, producing MQAALRQHLGGARWALRVSEAALRPRCVGPASPPAPRCWSCGGALPSADGLPHFCPGCRALQPPGPRPDLFRLMDCDRSFRLDVQRLQRRFRSLQRALHPDRFGQRPPKEQHYSEQHSSLVNKAYQTLLNPLSRGLYLLELNGVEPAQETDCDADSEFLTEIMEINEKLAESKNEDILEETETLIKVKREELTKEVTAAFERDDLQEAKKLLAKMKYFANLEDKLKNKKMPS from the exons ATGCAGGCGGCGCTGCGGCAGCATCTCGGCGGGGCGCGGTGGGCGCTCCGCGTTTCCGAGGCGGCTCTGCGGCCTCGCTGCGTCGGGCCGGCctctcccccggccccgcgctgctgGAGCTGCGGCGGCGCCCTCCCCAGCGCCGACGGACTGCCTCACTTCTGCCCCGGCTGCCGGGCCCTGCAGCCGCCGGGGCCTCGGCCTGACCTCTTCCGCCTCATGGACTG TGACCGCTCCTTCCGCCTCGACGTGCAGCGGCTGCAGCGGCGCTTTCGGAGCCTGCAGCGCGCCCTTCACCCTGACCGCTTCGGCCAGAGGCCGCCG AAAGAACAGCACTACTCAGAGCAACACTCTTCCTTGGTTAACAAGGCCTATCAAACCCTCCTGAATCCTCTCAGCCGCGGCCTCTATCTA CTGGAGCTGAATGGAGTAGAACCAGCACAAGAGACAGACTGTGATGCAGATTCAGAGTTTCTCACGGAAATAATGGAAATCAATGAGAAATTAGCAGAGTCTAAAAATGAGGATATCCTTGAAGAAACTGAAACTTTAATTAAAG TAAAACGAGAAGAATTGACCAAAGAGGTGACCGCAGCTTTTGAAAGAG atgatCTTCAAGAAGCTAAGAAGCTTCTagccaaaatgaaatattttgcaaacttAGAGGATAAACTAAAGAACAAGAAGATGCCTTCCTGA
- the HSCB gene encoding iron-sulfur cluster co-chaperone protein HscB isoform X2 produces MQAALRQHLGGARWALRVSEAALRPRCVGPASPPAPRCWSCGGALPSADGLPHFCPGCRALQPPGPRPDLFRLMDCDRSFRLDVQRLQRRFRSLQRALHPDRFGQRPPKEQHYSEQHSSLVNKAYQTLLNPLSRGLYLLELNGVEPAQETDCDADSEFLTEIMEINEKLAESKNEDILEETETLIKVKREELTKEVTAAFEREKTCFLSQELRGR; encoded by the exons ATGCAGGCGGCGCTGCGGCAGCATCTCGGCGGGGCGCGGTGGGCGCTCCGCGTTTCCGAGGCGGCTCTGCGGCCTCGCTGCGTCGGGCCGGCctctcccccggccccgcgctgctgGAGCTGCGGCGGCGCCCTCCCCAGCGCCGACGGACTGCCTCACTTCTGCCCCGGCTGCCGGGCCCTGCAGCCGCCGGGGCCTCGGCCTGACCTCTTCCGCCTCATGGACTG TGACCGCTCCTTCCGCCTCGACGTGCAGCGGCTGCAGCGGCGCTTTCGGAGCCTGCAGCGCGCCCTTCACCCTGACCGCTTCGGCCAGAGGCCGCCG AAAGAACAGCACTACTCAGAGCAACACTCTTCCTTGGTTAACAAGGCCTATCAAACCCTCCTGAATCCTCTCAGCCGCGGCCTCTATCTA CTGGAGCTGAATGGAGTAGAACCAGCACAAGAGACAGACTGTGATGCAGATTCAGAGTTTCTCACGGAAATAATGGAAATCAATGAGAAATTAGCAGAGTCTAAAAATGAGGATATCCTTGAAGAAACTGAAACTTTAATTAAAG TAAAACGAGAAGAATTGACCAAAGAGGTGACCGCAGCTTTTGAAAGAG AAAAGACTTGTTTTTTGTCTCAGGAATTACGAGGAAGATGA
- the LOC121079422 gene encoding solute carrier family 2, facilitated glucose transporter member 11-like isoform X1, translating to MVNEQTVLDRKKNGGVKKTYDFPSWTLFLAVCAVGIGGTFQYGYNVSIINAPTQHIHRFLNETWISRYRMELSPDLLTFLWSVIASIFSLGGLCGALIGGSMAIRLGRKGALLMNNIIAVLAAVLMGISFPTGLFELLIVGRFLIGINSGIGICVQPLYIGEVAPKHLRGGMAMGSSIFLTGGILTGQIIGLRELLGGEMYWPLLLSSSSFPAFAQLLFLPWFPESPRYLLIDRGDELSCAKALKRFHGSLQYQREMEDIQQEYFALDGEKPRKPWQLFTDRGVRWQLITVIVMTMGQQLSGINAIYFYATYIFEQAGISAEKIPYVTLGTGACECLTALTCGLLIDYVGRRYLIIGGYLLMILWSIVLTFSLTYQELYSWVPYVSMTSIFAFILSFGLGPGITQ from the exons ATGGTTAATGAGCAGACTGTTTTGGACAGGAAGAAGAATGGAGGTGTCAAAAAAACATATGAT TTTCCCAGCTGGACCTTATTTCTGGCTGTTTGCGCTGTGGGAATTGGAGGGACCTTTCAGTATGGATATAATGTTTCCATTATCAATGCACCCACCCAG CATATTCACAGGTTCTTAAATGAAACCTGGATTAGTCGTTATCGCATGGAATTAAGTCCAGATTTGTTGACTTTTCTTTGGTCTGTCATTGCTTCTATATTTTCACTTGGAGGTCTGTGTGGAGCCCTTATTGGAGGCAGCATGGCAATTCGGCTAGGCAG gaaAGGAGCTCTTTTGATGAATAATATTATTGCAGTACTGGCTGCCGTTTTAATGGGGATCAGTTTTCCTACTGGTTTGTTTGAGTTACTGATTGTTGGAAGATTTTTGATTGGTATAAATTCAG GTATTGGGATCTGTGTGCAACCTCTGTATATTGGGGAGGTTGCCCCAAAACACCTTAGAGGTGGCATGGCCATGGGTAGTTCCATCTTTCTGACTGGGGGGATTCTGACAGGACAAATAATCGGTTTGAg GGAATTATTAGGTGGAGAAATGTATTGGCCTCTTTTGCTATCCAGCAGCTCTTTTCCAGCATTTGCCCAACTTTTATTCCTGCCATGGTTTCCTGAAAGTCCCAGATATCTTCTTATTGACAGAGGTGATGAGCTGAGCTGTGCCAAAG ctttgaaGCGATTTCATGGCTCTTTGCAGTATCAAAGGGAGATGGAAGACATACAGCAGGAATATTTTGCCTTAGATGGGGAGAAACCCAGGAAGCCCTGGCAACTATTCACTGATCGTGGTGTGAGATGGCAGCTCATTACTGTGATTGTCATGACTATGGGCCAGCAGCTCAGTGGGATAAATGCT ATTTATTTCTATGCAACTTACATTTTTGAACAAGCTGGGATCTCAGCAGAAAAAATCCCATATGTGACACTTGGCACTGGAGCTTGTGAATGTCTCACAGCCCTCACTTGT GGTTTACTGATTGACTACGTGGGAAGAAGATATCTTATCATTGGGGGATACCTCCTTATGATCCTCTGGAGCATTGTTTTAACATTCTCTCTGACTTACCAG gaACTGTACTCATGGGTGCCTTATGTGAGCATGACATCTATATTTGCCTTCATACTGAGCTTTGGGTTGGGACCAGGTATCACACagtaa
- the CHEK2 gene encoding serine/threonine-protein kinase Chk2 isoform X2 translates to MLPQRRLHPCGLRLPAAPRARPGPHWPTNMSRETGNEVQQSQGAQQSQSGTSSSSSASQSASQSSSSSGTLSSLDTVPTQELPSIPEDQEPEELIPQPWGRLFALGKGFSNCDCVNDEYWFGRDKSCDYSFSKLGLSETGFYQNYSKKHFRIFREMGPKNSYVAYIEDHSANGTFINRELIGKGKRLPLTHNSEIALSIQTNKVFVFSDLMVDDQLVFPREFREKYIMSKTLGSGACGEVKLAFEKSTCNKVAVKIINKRKFMASGIREANPAFNINTEIEILKKIDHPCLIKIKNFFEAEDYYIVLELMEGGELYDRVSRPIKMKEATCKLYFYQMLLAVKYLHDNGIIHRDLKPENVLLSSSEETCLIKITDFGQSKILGETSLMKTLCGTPTYLAPEVLNSLGTAGYSRAVDCWSLGVILFVCLCGYPPFNEQNTQLSLKDQITRGEYTFISKEWKHVSGMALDLVKKLLVVDPSKRATIEKALDHPWLQDENMKNTFQQLLAQTSATMNPPQTSKMSATTRKRLHENEDDSISSKRAVAS, encoded by the exons ATGCTGCCGCAGCGCCGCCTGCATCCCTGCGGACTACGGCTCCCAGCAGCCCCGCGCGCCCGGCCGGGCCCCCATTGGCCCA CCAACATGTCTCGAGAGACTGGAAATGAAGTGCAGCAGTCTCAAGGTGCCCAACAGTCACAGAGTGGTACCAGTTCCTCTTCCAGTGCATCTCAGAGTGCTAGCCAGTCATCCTCAAGTTCTGGGACCCTCAGTTCTTTGGACACCGTTCCCACTCAGGAGCTTCCATCAATCCCCGAGGATCAGGAACCTGAAGAGCTTATTCCTCAGCCTTGGGGTCGACTCTTTGCACTTGGAAAAGGTTTCAGCAATTGTG ATTGCGTGAATGATGAATACTGGTTTGGAAGAGACAAAAGCTGTGATTATAGTTTTTCAAAACTAGGATTATCTGAGACTGGCTTCTACCAAAACTATAGCAAGAAGCACTTCCGAATTTTTAGG GAAATGGGTCCAAAAAATTCCTATGTTGCCTATATTGAAGATCACAGTGCAAATGGAACTTTCATTAATAGAGAGCTCattggaaaagggaagagacTTCCACTGACTCACAACTCTGAAATTGCACTGTCTATTCAGACTAATAAGG tgtttgtattttctgatcTTATGGTGGATGATCAGTTGGTGTTTCCTAGAGAATTCAGAGAGAAATATATCATGTCAAAGACTTTGGGAAG TGGTGCCTGTGGAGAAGTCAAACTGGCATTTGAGAAGAGCACTTGTAACAAAGTTGCAGTAAAGATAATCAATAAACGGAAGTTTATGGCAAGTGGTATTAGAGAGGCA AACCCAGCTTTTAATATCAAcacagaaattgaaatattgaagaaaatagATCAT cctTGCTTAATCAAGATCAAAAACTTCTTTGAAGCAGAGGATTACTACATTGTTTTGGAATT GATGGAAGGAGGAGAATTGTATGACAGAGTGTCAAGGCCAATCAAGATGAAAGAAGCTACCTGCAAGTTGTATTTTTATCAGATGCTACTGGCTGTGAAG TATCTTCATGACAATGGAATTATACACCGAGATCTAAAGCCAGAAAATGTGTTACTTTCATCCTCTGAAGAGACATGTCTGATAAAG attACAGATTTTGGACAATCCAAGATTCTTGGAGAAACTTCTCTTATGAAAACATTATGTGGTACTCCCACGTATCTTGCTCCTGAGGTTCTAAATTCACTTGGGACTGCTGGATACAGCCGAGCTGTGGACTGCTGGAGTTTAGGAGTTATTCTTTTTGTATG cttGTGTGGATATCCACCATTTAATGAGCAAAATACTCAACTATCTCTGAAAGATCAAATCACTCGTGGAGAATacacattcatttcaaaagaatgGAAACATGTATCAGGCATGG cTCTGGATCTTGTGAAGAAGCTGTTAGTAGTGGATCCGAGCAAACGTGCTACAATAGAGAAAGCCTTAGACCATCCTTGGCTTCAG
- the LOC121079422 gene encoding solute carrier family 2, facilitated glucose transporter member 11-like isoform X2, with amino-acid sequence MVNEQTVLDRKKNGGVKKTYDFPSWTLFLAVCAVGIGGTFQYGYNVSIINAPTQHIHRFLNETWISRYRMELSPDLLTFLWSVIASIFSLGGLCGALIGGSMAIRLGRKGALLMNNIIAVLAAVLMGISFPTGLFELLIVGRFLIGINSGIGICVQPLYIGEVAPKHLRGGMAMGSSIFLTGGILTGQIIGLRELLGGEMYWPLLLSSSSFPAFAQLLFLPWFPESPRYLLIDRGDELSCAKALKRFHGSLQYQREMEDIQQEYFALDGEKPRKPWQLFTDRGVRWQLITVIVMTMGQQLSGINAIYFYATYIFEQAGISAEKIPYVTLGTGACECLTALTCGLLIDYVGRRYLIIGGYLLMILWSIVLTFSLTYQV; translated from the exons ATGGTTAATGAGCAGACTGTTTTGGACAGGAAGAAGAATGGAGGTGTCAAAAAAACATATGAT TTTCCCAGCTGGACCTTATTTCTGGCTGTTTGCGCTGTGGGAATTGGAGGGACCTTTCAGTATGGATATAATGTTTCCATTATCAATGCACCCACCCAG CATATTCACAGGTTCTTAAATGAAACCTGGATTAGTCGTTATCGCATGGAATTAAGTCCAGATTTGTTGACTTTTCTTTGGTCTGTCATTGCTTCTATATTTTCACTTGGAGGTCTGTGTGGAGCCCTTATTGGAGGCAGCATGGCAATTCGGCTAGGCAG gaaAGGAGCTCTTTTGATGAATAATATTATTGCAGTACTGGCTGCCGTTTTAATGGGGATCAGTTTTCCTACTGGTTTGTTTGAGTTACTGATTGTTGGAAGATTTTTGATTGGTATAAATTCAG GTATTGGGATCTGTGTGCAACCTCTGTATATTGGGGAGGTTGCCCCAAAACACCTTAGAGGTGGCATGGCCATGGGTAGTTCCATCTTTCTGACTGGGGGGATTCTGACAGGACAAATAATCGGTTTGAg GGAATTATTAGGTGGAGAAATGTATTGGCCTCTTTTGCTATCCAGCAGCTCTTTTCCAGCATTTGCCCAACTTTTATTCCTGCCATGGTTTCCTGAAAGTCCCAGATATCTTCTTATTGACAGAGGTGATGAGCTGAGCTGTGCCAAAG ctttgaaGCGATTTCATGGCTCTTTGCAGTATCAAAGGGAGATGGAAGACATACAGCAGGAATATTTTGCCTTAGATGGGGAGAAACCCAGGAAGCCCTGGCAACTATTCACTGATCGTGGTGTGAGATGGCAGCTCATTACTGTGATTGTCATGACTATGGGCCAGCAGCTCAGTGGGATAAATGCT ATTTATTTCTATGCAACTTACATTTTTGAACAAGCTGGGATCTCAGCAGAAAAAATCCCATATGTGACACTTGGCACTGGAGCTTGTGAATGTCTCACAGCCCTCACTTGT GGTTTACTGATTGACTACGTGGGAAGAAGATATCTTATCATTGGGGGATACCTCCTTATGATCCTCTGGAGCATTGTTTTAACATTCTCTCTGACTTACCAGGTGTAA